A stretch of Coccidioides posadasii str. Silveira chromosome 2, complete sequence DNA encodes these proteins:
- the CKB1 gene encoding casein kinase 2 regulatory subunit (EggNog:ENOG410PIHQ~COG:D,K,T~BUSCO:11036at33183), translating to MSISSGVTESWITAFCSLMGHEYFAEVSEEFIEDDFNLTGLQSQVPKFKEALEMILDVEPEDDEDEDEDEYDEDEDAILGDDRDYIRSSERRHVRVASDLSAIETSAELLYGLIHQRYITSRQGIQQMLEKYERQDFGVCPRVFCNGCRVLPVGRTDTPGLDTVKLYCPSCQDLYTPPNSRFQTVDGAFFGTTFGCLFFMTFPELDVSGPADGPVTSLPAAGSGKTPQGAAGQPIQINGVMTDNLAPGLGQGKIYEPKIYGFKVSERAKSGPRMKWLRMKPEDIHELDESAIYHAARRDSGDADGDTEMGAVDPQQAAINRRKKAPIRKRRVGTSAAAGSMNKNGAGEAG from the coding sequence ATGTCGATCTCTTCAGGAGTCACGGAGTCATGGATAACTGCGTTTTGCTCCCTCATGGGACATGAGTATTTTGCGGAGGTTTCCGAAGAATTCATCGAGGATGATTTCAATTTAACGGGACTGCAATCGCAGGTTCCAAAGTTTAAGGAAGCTCTGGAGATGATATTAGATGTGGAGCCGGAGGATGACGAAGATGAAGACGAAGACGAAtatgatgaggatgaagatgctATACTAGGCGACGACCGTGACTATATAAGATCAAGTGAGCGAAGGCATGTAAGAGTTGCGAGTGACCTCAGCGCTATCGAAACCTCAGCAGAACTTCTATACGGGCTGATCCACCAACGTTACATCACATCACGCCAGGGTATTCAACAAATGTTGGAAAAATATGAACGTCAAGATTTTGGAGTTTGCCCACGAGTTTTTTGCAATGGATGCAGGGTTCTACCGGTTGGACGAACAGACACCCCTGGACTTGACACTGTCAAATTATATTGTCCGAGCTGCCAGGATCTATACACACCTCCAAACAGCCGATTTCAAACTGTTGATGGCGCATTTTTTGGCACAACATTTGGATGTCTTTTCTTTATGACGTTCCCCGAACTTGACGTTTCGGGCCCAGCGGACGGACCCGTGACCAGTCTGCCGGCGGCAGGCAGCGGTAAAACGCCACAGGGTGCGGCGGGACAGCCAATCCAGATCAACGGCGTGATGACAGATAATTTGGCCCCCGGACTAGGACAAGGCAAAATATATGAACCAAAAATATATGGATTTAAAGTCTCAGAACGTGCCAAATCAGGCCCGCGAATGAAATGGTTGAGAATGAAGCCGGAAGATATACATGAACTCGATGAGAGTGCTATTTACCACGCAGCCCGTCGTGACTCGGGCGACGCTGATGGTGATACGGAAATGGGAGCTGTGGACCCTCAGCAGGCTGCGATTAACCGACGGAAGAAGGCGCCAATCCGGAAACGAAGAGTCGGCACTTCTGCGGCTGCTGGCTCGATGAATAAAAATGGGGCTGGCGAAGCGGGATAG
- a CDS encoding uncharacterized protein (EggNog:ENOG410PKDD~COG:K~TransMembrane:1 (o473-494i)~BUSCO:2448at33183), producing MKKHIEQLQEQVNTLFSNITELYRKSESTPIDPSQFSREASRSISGQPPVYDGHNVPPTKPRSKHPRFHGPTSTAFNFDVAKSSLQTMGIAPVDDGTHELFTAQDATPAQTPPQQALAYPQLLAHPNKDPLWVIKREEAIRLCRNYEEEIGLMYPIFDIEKLITQTNLLFTFLEAADRTGFAKRFKPGADCLSDDDTSNLKMVLAVALIVEGNGESPLGARFYNSVKHNVEANLWEPGDVKTIKLLALVATYHFHTDNDALAYRLIGIAARMCVEIGLHRRDAVLKAFNNEEELISVNKLFWSIYCLDRRWSIGTGLPFTIQDEDIDPYLPEPDDSAPYLRSMVAYCRLSSKIWYSGVGSEGAAAIKRDKIEFLDYQVLQWMKHVPEGLRFYSVEPSPNSEPVSRAVQRLRLLLHIRGNHLRILIYRPVLHSATSIMENMPYAQTVVDIAKDTIRVLTRLNQTTDIYRSQQMLFNYFLVAALAVLFLAVSHAPVEFNRQVRDEFYMALDLVKGISTKSYVSKRLWKTIKGLREIGEKLGLFPRSIGSEPNDPHSTAAVAMAGLAGHPMEVLSATYAGVNANNELGNSPVNGLQMSNELTNLFEAMGAYGGYLHAGGGEGLNGEFVHPEGELHHITEGLPAGLANEGEFSRIVRDLF from the exons ATGAAAAAACATATCGAACAGCTACAGGAACAAGTGAATACATTGTTCTCCAATATCACCGAGCTTTATCGTAAATCGGAGTCTACCCCTATTGACCCCAGCCAGTTCAGTCGGGAAGCATCACGATCGATATCCGGGCAGCCTCCCGTTTACGATGGGCATAATGTGCCACCGACAAAGCCCCGCTCGAAGCATCCACGATTCCATGGCCCAACGAGCACGGCATTCAATTTCGATGTCGCTAAATCAAGCCTCCAAACCATGGGCATCGCGCCTGTTGATGATGGAACACACGAGCTTTTCACAGCGCAGGATGCGACTCCCGCCCAAACCCCTCCACAACAAGCGTTAGCCTACCCACAGCTGCTTGCTCACCCGAACAAAGATCCACTCTGGGTCATCAAGCGAGAAGAGGCCATTCGATTATGTCGAAATTATGAGGAAGAAATAGGTCTCATGTATCCAATATTCGATATCGAGAAGCTTATCACACAAACCAATCTTCTGTTTACGTTCCTCGAGGCTGCTGATCGGACAGGCTTTGCTAAGCGTTTTAAGCCGGGTGCCGACTGCCTGAGCGACGATGACACAAGTAATCTGAAGATGGTGCTGGCGGTTGCTCTTATTGTCGAAGGCAACGGGGAAAGCCCATTGGGCGCAAGGTTTTACAACAGTGTAAAACATAACGTGGAGGCCAACCTCTGGGAGCCTGGTGATGTAAAGACCATAAAGCTTCTTGCTCTCGTG GCAACCTACCACTTCCACACGGACAATGATGCCTTGGCGTATCGTTTGATCGGGATAGCAGCACGAATGTGCGTTGAAATAGGGCTGCATCGTCGAGATGCTGTCTTGAAGGCATTCAACAACGAGGAAGAGTTGATATCTGTGAACAAACTTTTCTGGTCTATTTATTGTTTAGACCGGCGATGGAGTATTGGAACCGGGCTGCCTTTTACAATTCAAGATGAAGATATCGATCCATATTTGCCGGAGCCG GATGACTCTGCTCCATACTTAAGGTCGATGGTTGCATATTGCCGACTTAGCTCGAAGATCTGGTACTCTGGAGTTGGTTCCGAGGGAGCGGCAGCAATAAAGCGAGATAAGATCGAGTTTTTGGATTATCAAGTCTTGCAATGGATGAAACACGTCCCTGAAGGCCTTAGATTCTACTCTGTTGAGCCCTCCCCGAATTCGGAGCCCGTCAGTAGGGCAGTACAGCGTCTACGCTTGCTGTTACACATCCGTGGCAACCATTTAAGGATTCTCATATATCGCCCAGTTTTGCACTCAGCTACGAGTATCATGGAAAATATGCCATATGCACAAACTGTCGTGGACATTGCCAAGGACACGATTCGTGTCTTGACCAGACTCAACCAAACGACAGATATTTACCGATCGCAACAGATGCTGTTTAATTATTTCCTTGTTGCTGCTCTTGCCGTCCTATTTTTGGCGGTATCTCATGCTCCTGTCGAGTTCAACCGGCAGGTGCGAGATGAATTTTATATGGCGTTGGATTTGGTCAAGGGCATCAGCACGAAGTCCTATGTGTCTAAGAGGTTGTGGAAGACAATCAAAGGCCTTCGGGAGATTGGAGAAAAGCTAGGCCTATTCCCGCGAAGTATTGGATCGGAACCTAATGACCCACACTCTACCGCCGCTGTAGCGATGGCCGGACTAGCAGGTCATCCGATGGAAGTTTTATCTGCGACTTATGCTGGAGTCAACGCCAATAATGAATTGGGCAACAGCCCTGTGAATGGACTTCAGATGAGCAATGAGTTGACAAATCTCTTCGAAGCTATGGGCGCATACGGAGGTTATCTCCACGCTGGGGGTGGGGAGGGACTGAACGGGGAATTCGTGCACCCCGAAGGTGAATTGCATCATATTACCGAAGGGCTCCCAGCCGGGCTTGCTAACGAAGGAGAATTCTCACGGATTGTACGAGACTTGTTTTGA
- a CDS encoding uncharacterized protein (EggNog:ENOG410PPT5~COG:B,T~BUSCO:11775at33183) produces the protein MKRALQSPSKIRRFVALNTLTENNSLAAFRESYFRPQIPVVLPRGQFRDLPAISRWFTAPSSISGDNSSVQSFNYDYLEQYGDCHVPLELTTTAFNGNSQPEESFKRFHAPLSLFLDWARSVQSSGLEGTSQVTDKSAGPNAHLYLAQCQLLDLAAPLRDDFAAPSYVTGAGKGDIYDTNVWIGIAPTYTPLHRDPNPNVFVQLAGTKHVRLLPANVGLGVFDRVRERMGRSGGSRSAALRGEDMMYGLEKQLLDQEIWGDRQNDDNIRLEQGKNGEEYGYEAVVNAGDGIFIPMGWWHSIKGVGQGITASVNWWFR, from the exons ATGAAGAGAGCCCTTCAATCGCCCTCAAAAATACGCCGATTTGTTGCGTTGAACACCTTGACTGAGAATAACAGCCTTGCAGCGTTCCGGGAATCCTACTTCAGGCCACAGATTCCAGTTGTTTTACCACGAGGCCAGTTTCGAGACTTACCTGCCATATCCCGGTGGTTCACTGCTCCgtcttcaatcagtggtGACAATTCTTCCGTCCAGTCCTTCAATTATGACTACCTCGAGCAGTACGGCGACTGTCATGTCCCCCTCGAACTGACGACCACAGCCTTCAATGGCAATTCTCAGCCGGAGGAATCATTTAAGCGATTTCACGCGCCGTTGAGCTTGTTCCTCGACTGGGCTCGATCCGTTCAAAGCTCCGGTCTGGAGGGAACTTCTCAAGTCACCGACAAATCCGCAGGACCAAATGCCCATTTGTACCTTGCCCAATGCCAACTCCTCGACCTAGCAGCACCGCTGCGTGACGATTTCGCAGCCCCGTCGTATGTTACGGGTGCAGGAAAGGGGGATATTTATGACACCAATGTTTGGATTGGAATAGCACCTACTTACACACCCTTGCACAGGGATCCAAACCCGAACGTATTCGTGCAGTTGGCGGGCACGAAACACGTGAGATTGCTCCCTGCAAACGTTGGACTAGGCGTATTTGACCGTGTGAGAGAGCGAATGGGAAGGAGTGGTGGCTCTCGAAGCGCAGCGCTCCGTGGTGAGGATATGATGTACGGTCTGGAAAAACAGTTGCTGGATCAGGAAATATGGGGAGATCGCCAAAATGATGATAACATACGGTTGGAGCAGGGAAAAAATGGAGAAGAATATGGATATGAAGCTGTGGTCAATGCAGGTGATGGAATCTTTATCCCAATGGGTTGGTGGCATAGTATCAAAGGCGTCGGCCAAGGCATTACTGCATCG GTCAATTGGTGGTTTCGGTAG